Proteins encoded by one window of Cyprinus carpio isolate SPL01 chromosome B6, ASM1834038v1, whole genome shotgun sequence:
- the LOC109104674 gene encoding LOW QUALITY PROTEIN: synaptonemal complex protein 1-like (The sequence of the model RefSeq protein was modified relative to this genomic sequence to represent the inferred CDS: inserted 2 bases in 1 codon) encodes MAPAVXGPVGYTPPEGGWGWAVVFGAFISIGFSYAFPKSITVFFKEIEVIFHITSSQVSWISSIMLAVMYGGGPVSSILVNKYGSRPIMILGGCLSGAGLIAASFCNTVEGLYFCVGVVGGLGLAFNLNPALTMIGKYFYKKRPIANGIAMAGSPVFLSTLAPLNTWFFDQFGWRGSFLILGGLLLNCCVAGSLMRPIGPKPQPAVKAKNSNSEAREQKSVMEIINGFIDLTLFKHRGFLLYLLGNVVMFFGLFSPLVFLSNYAKSKDIPKEKAAFLLSVLAFVDMVARPSMGIVASTKWVRPRVQYFFAASILLNGVCHLLAPLSTDYTGFVIYAIFFGFAFGWLSSVLFETLMDLVGSQRFSSAVGLVTIVECGPVLLGPPLLGKFNDIYHDYKYTYMGCGIVLLAGSLFLFIGMGINYRLLDKEAKEESKRAKLKEVEEQLSSALESSCKSSKEVDRLERDIMQQKEKYEDLILKYNDLQIQKDTIQQHADSGALEKEVLQSHLMKSNANAEREKTEIERLEREKQQLQEQVDILSAKIAGQDEESKNVQQQLKESGKTAKRELLLKDKQIKALESKLTNTKTKLETKTKAHEECLKEIIKLKEDSESIEKCHMEELQKISSDFEDKSTSEAQLNLEVQKLKQTAMEALKSKDDTEIKCQQKISDMIALMERHKHEYDKMVEEKDAELSEKRMREAEVSASKASLELELSHLQVENEELRQQLEKLKGEKMALRTPVSYLEKHTLQQANEIKPKKGRNKISKTQKADITKKAVYELLNEHENEASRNASYTPAGTVNKDLHTPLWSKPTKTTPQIKSFRIRTPPTPEITGSWKENILKLDPKSDNSDSNDILSFSPRPVKSKKPMQPKEADTGSLDMFRKVQSSFPCKSPGTVLKLAAIKRMRDAGWTTVSNSAKKKKKATDKIFA; translated from the exons ATGGCACCTGCAGT GGGTCCTGTGGGATACACCCCTCCTGAAGGTGGCTGGGGTTGGGCCGTAGTGTTTGGAGCCTTCATTTCTATTGGTTTCTCCTACGCCTTCCCAAAGTCCATAACTGTGTTCTTCAAGGAAATTGAAGTGATCTTCCACATCACCAGCAGTCAAGTGTCCTGGATCTCTTCCATCATGCTTGCTGTCATGTATGGAGGAG GTCCTGTCAGCAGTATCCTGGTCAATAAGTATGGAAGTCGGCCTATTATGATTTTAGGAGGCTGCCTCTCAGGAGCAGGGCTCATTGCTGCCTCTTTTTGCAATACCGTCGAAGGCTTGTACTTCTGTGTCGGTGTAGTGGGAG GTCTGGGACTGGCATTCAATCTTAACCCAGCTCTCACAATGATTGGCAAATATTTCTACAAGAAGCGCCCAATAGCTAATGGTATCGCTATGGCTGGTAGCCCAGTCTTTTTGTCTACTCTGGCTCCCCTGAACACCTGGTTCTTCGACCAGTTCGGCTGGAGAGGGAGCTTCTTGATCCTGGGTGGACTTCTGCTGAATTGCTGTGTGGCTGGATCATTGATGAGGCCCATTGGGCCAAAACCCCAACCCGCTGTTAAagctaaaaacagtaatagtgaaGCCAGAGAGCAAAAGAGCGTGATGGAGATCATCAATGGTTTTATCGATCTGACACTCTTCAAGCATCGTGGCTTCTTGCTGTACCTTCTGGGTAATGTGGTCATGTTCTTCGGCCTCTTCTCTCCTCTTGTGTTCCTCAGTAATTACGCCAAGAGTAAGGATATTCCCAAGGAGAAGGCGGCTTTTCTGCTCTCTGTCCTGGCCTTTGTAGATATGGTTGCACGACCTTCAATGGGAATAGTTGCCAGCACAAAATGGGTCAGGCCAAGGGTGCAATACTTCTTCGCCGCATCCATTCTCCTTAACGGTGTGTGCCACCTGCTTGCCCCTCTGTCCACAGACTACACAGGGTTTGTGATTTACGCCATCTTCTTTGGGTTTGCCTTCGGCTGGCTGAGCTCTGTGCTGTTTGAGACCCTCATGGATCTTGTGGGATCTCAACGTTTCTCCAGTGCTGTGGGACTGGTGACAATTGTAGAATGTGGGCCAGTGTTACTGGGGCCTCCTTTACTAG GAAAGTTCAATGACATTTACCATGActacaaatatacatacatggGCTGTGGAATTGTCCTGCTGGCTGGCAGTTTGTTTCTTTTCATCGGAATGGGCATCAACTACAGGCTACTGGATAAAGAAGCAAAAGAAGAATCCAAGAGA GCTAAATTAAAAGAGGTGGAGGAACAATTGTCAAGTGCTTTGGAGAGCAGTTGTAAATCATCAAAAGAGGTAGACAGATTGGAGAGGGACATAATGCAGCAGAA agAGAAATATGAGGATCTGATATTGAAGTATAATGACCTGCAGATACAGAAGGACACCATTCAACAACATGCTGATAGTGGTGCTTTAGAGAAGGAAGTCCTTCAGTCTCATCTCATG AaaagcaatgcaaatgcagaaagAGAGAAGACAGAAATAGAGAGacttgagagagagaaacaacagcTTCA GGAGCAGGTGGATATTTTATCTGCAAAAATTGCTGGGCAGGATGAAGAGAGTAAGAATGTTCAACAGCAGTTGAAGGAGAGT GGCAAAACCGCAAAGCGGGAACTTCTGttaaaagacaaacaaatcaAAGCACTGGAGTCAAAG ctaacaaacactaaaacaaaactaGAGACCAAAACAAAAGCTCACGAGGAATGTCTAAAAGAG ATTATTAAATTGAAGGAAGATTCAGAAAGTATAGAGAAGTGTCACATGGAGGAGCTTCAGAAAATAAGCTCTGACTTCGAAGACAAATCAACATCAGAGGCTCAACTTAACCttgaa gtgCAGAAACTGAAGCAAACAGCCATGGAGGCACTGAAGAGTAAAGATGACACAGAAATCAAATGCCAGCAGAAGATATCAGACATGATTGCTTTGATGGAGAGACACAAG CATGAATATGACAAAATGGTAGAAGAAAAAGATGCAGAGCTGAGTGAAAAACGGATGAGAGAGGCTGAAGTCAGTGCAAGCAAAGCATCTCTG GAACTGGAGCTGTCTCATCTGCAAGTGGAAAATGAAGAGCTTAGACAACAACTTGAAAAGCTCAAAGGAGAGAAGATGGCCTTGAGGACACCAGTCTCATATCTTGAAAAACACACACTTCAACAG gcaaatgaaataaaaccaaagaaAGGAAGAAACAAGATCTCTAAAACTCAAAAAGCTGACATCACAAAGAAGGCTGTGTATGAACTTTTAAATGAGCATGAAAATGAAGCATCAAGAAATGCATCTTACACTCCTGCT GGAACGGTGAATAAAGACCTTCATACCCCATTATGGAGCAAACCGACTAAAACAACACCTCAAATAAAG TCATTCAGAATTCGCACACCACCCACACCTGAGATTACAGGGTCTTGGAAGGAAAACATTCTGAAGCTGGATCCAAAATCAGACAACTCAGACAGCAATGACATACTG AGTTTCTCTCCGAGACCTGTGAAATCAAAGAAACCTATGCAACCAAAAGAGGCAGACACAGGGAGTTTGGACATGTTCAGGAag GTGCAGAGTTCTTTTCCATGTAAGTCTCCAGGAACAGTGCTGAAACTGGCTGCAATAAAGAGAATGCGAGATGCTGGATGGACCACCGTTAGCAATTCagctaagaagaaaaaaaaagcaacagacAAAATCTTTGCTTAA
- the LOC109104670 gene encoding uncharacterized protein LOC109104670 isoform X2 — MGVLTLQLLGYGQLILLLFVLNIITDAQRISASPSSLTTTIAPPLNATGNHTENVSNVSSSLAYNDSATTQNNLTTPTTTLGPNQSNVTGSAGQPNTTEHAQTTQSATSSTFNISSTAVTSTDNSTHNSNGSATSSTTAVTQSTAITSTAVTQNSSASFNGSQDGGLNHSEKSLTILFSILLGVIVLVILGHFVYKFGRSKERSVQYTHRRLQNEDTGEPFALPDDTLVISGGLYDGPQIYNPTMTVQNEEFQTDASGFASRPTQFCLEFLREDQDRAFDHETSTFQTFHAHDQEP; from the exons ATGGGTGTGTTAACTCTTCAGCTTTTGGGATATGGCCAGCtgatattgttgttgtttgtcttgAATATTATAACCGATGCACAAAGGATCAGTGCGTCACCATCAAGCTTGACAACTACAATAGCTCCACCTCTGAATGCAACAGGAAACCACACAGAAAATGTCTCAAATGTATCAAGCTCTTTAGCATACAATGATAGTGCAACAACTCAAAACAACTTGACAACTCCCACCACTACTTTGGGACCCAACCAAAGCAATGTAACAGGATCAGCAGGGCAgccaaacacaacagaacatgCTCAGACAACCCAATCAGCCACATCCTCAACATTCAACATCAGTTCAACAGCTGTCACTTCTACAGACAACAGCACCCATAACAGCAATGGAAGTGCTACATCAAGCACTACAGCAGTGACCCAATCCACAGCGATTACTTCTACTGCTGTAACTCAAAACAGCTCAGCTTCCTTCAATGGATCGCAAG ATGGTGGCCTGAATCATTCAGAGAAATCTCTGACCATTTTATTCAGCATTCTGCTTGGTGTAATAGTTCTGGTAATTCTGGGACATTTTGTGTACAAGTTCGGGAGGAGCAAAGAGAGAAGTGTCCAATACACTCACCGCCGTCTCCAGAATGAAGATACAG GTGAGCCGTTTGCACTGCCAGATGACACACTGGTCATTTCAGGAGGACTCTATGATGGCCCTCAGATTTACAACCCCACAATGACAGTGCAGAATGAAGAATTCCAGACAGACGCATCTGGATTTGCTTCCAGACCCACTCAGTTCTGCCTGGAGTTTCTGAGAGAGGATCAAGACAGAGCATTCGACCATGAGACCTCCACCTTTCAGACATTCCATGCACATGACCAAGAGCCTTAA
- the LOC109104670 gene encoding uncharacterized protein LOC109104670 isoform X1, with protein sequence MGVLTLQLLGYGQLILLLFVLNIITDAQRISASPSSLTTTIAPPLNATGNHTENVSNVSSSLAYNDSATTQNNLTTPTTTLGPNQSNVTGSAGQPNTTEHAQTTQSATSSTFNISSTAVTSTDNSTHNSNGSATSSTTAVTQSTAITSTAVTQNSSASFNGSQADGGLNHSEKSLTILFSILLGVIVLVILGHFVYKFGRSKERSVQYTHRRLQNEDTGEPFALPDDTLVISGGLYDGPQIYNPTMTVQNEEFQTDASGFASRPTQFCLEFLREDQDRAFDHETSTFQTFHAHDQEP encoded by the exons ATGGGTGTGTTAACTCTTCAGCTTTTGGGATATGGCCAGCtgatattgttgttgtttgtcttgAATATTATAACCGATGCACAAAGGATCAGTGCGTCACCATCAAGCTTGACAACTACAATAGCTCCACCTCTGAATGCAACAGGAAACCACACAGAAAATGTCTCAAATGTATCAAGCTCTTTAGCATACAATGATAGTGCAACAACTCAAAACAACTTGACAACTCCCACCACTACTTTGGGACCCAACCAAAGCAATGTAACAGGATCAGCAGGGCAgccaaacacaacagaacatgCTCAGACAACCCAATCAGCCACATCCTCAACATTCAACATCAGTTCAACAGCTGTCACTTCTACAGACAACAGCACCCATAACAGCAATGGAAGTGCTACATCAAGCACTACAGCAGTGACCCAATCCACAGCGATTACTTCTACTGCTGTAACTCAAAACAGCTCAGCTTCCTTCAATGGATCGCAAG CAGATGGTGGCCTGAATCATTCAGAGAAATCTCTGACCATTTTATTCAGCATTCTGCTTGGTGTAATAGTTCTGGTAATTCTGGGACATTTTGTGTACAAGTTCGGGAGGAGCAAAGAGAGAAGTGTCCAATACACTCACCGCCGTCTCCAGAATGAAGATACAG GTGAGCCGTTTGCACTGCCAGATGACACACTGGTCATTTCAGGAGGACTCTATGATGGCCCTCAGATTTACAACCCCACAATGACAGTGCAGAATGAAGAATTCCAGACAGACGCATCTGGATTTGCTTCCAGACCCACTCAGTTCTGCCTGGAGTTTCTGAGAGAGGATCAAGACAGAGCATTCGACCATGAGACCTCCACCTTTCAGACATTCCATGCACATGACCAAGAGCCTTAA
- the slc5a8l gene encoding sodium-coupled monocarboxylate transporter 1, translated as MPGSGGPVATFSVWDYVVFAGLILFAAGIGLFQAIRGRKKASSDEFLLGGRQMTAVPVALSLTASFMSGITVIGTPAEAYMYGTPFWLFVFSYTIMSTFSAELFVPLFYRLSITSTYEYLEMRFNKLIRVIGTSMYIVQTALYTGMVIYAPALALNQITGLDLWGVLVATGVVCIIYCTLGGLKAVIWTDVFQMIIMLSGFVAVIARGAVLQGGFAKIWNDSYHGGRLETFSFDPDPLRRHSFWTIVVGGSLMWASMYSINQSQVQRYISCKTMTHAKLSLYLNMVGLWVTVSLAMLSGLTMYSIYKDCDPFTNKDVGASDQLLPYLVMDILAEFPGLPGLFVAAAYSGTLSTVSSSINALVAVTVEDFMKPAWPWLTERQLSWINMGMSVFYGGVCIGMAGVASLMGNILQAALSIFGMISGPLLGLYMLGMFFRCVNSTGGLVGLICGLAITLWVGIGAQVYPPLPEKTLRLSLSVEGCVAPYMNGTTTMTPFSTVLQTTTPQPRPALADNWYSLSYLYFCPVGIIVTMVTGLIVSAITGGCKQEKARPELFIGKSDLFCFGCRNSESEVSDLIEKDPKNIQGLESPVFCDNEIALKEKDHKEKITKF; from the exons ATGCCCGGCAGTGGCGGTCCAGTTGCGACGTTCTCAGTATGGGACTATGTGGTGTTCGCCGGCTTGATCCTTTTTGCTGCGGGCATCGGCTTGTTCCAAGCCATCCGTGGACGCAAGAAGGCCAGCAGTGATGAGTTTCTCCTGGGTGGCCGTCAGATGACTGCAGTGCCTGTGGCTTTGTCCCTCACGGCTAGCTTTATGTCAGGTATCACTGTTATTGGCACTCCTGCGGAGGCGTATATGTATGGCACACCGTTCTGGCTCTTCGTCTTCTCCTACACCATCATGTCCACATTCAGCGCTGAACTCTTCGTGCCTCTGTTTTACCGGCTGAGCATCACCAGCACATACGAG TACTTGGAGATGCGTTTCAACAAGCTGATACGAGTGATTGGAACCAGCATGTATATTGTTCAAACC GCTTTATACACAGGGATGGTTATCTATGCTCCTGCACTCGCACTTAATCAGA TCACCGGTCTGGATCTGTGGGGAGTGTTAGTGGCAACAGGGGTTGTCTGCATCATCTACTGCACCCTG GGAGGGCTGAAGGCAGTGATATGGACAGATGTGTTCCAGATGATCATCATGTTGAGTGGGTTTGTGGCAGTCATCGCTCGTGGAGCTGTGCTGCAGGGGGGATTTGCAAAGATCTGGAATGACAGCTATCACGGAGGACGTTTGGAAACATTCAG TTTTGATCCTGATCCTTTGAGACGTCATAGTTTTTGGACAATCGTTGTTGGCGGCAGTCTGATGTGGGCATCCATGTActcaatcaaccaatcacaggTCCAGCGCTATATCTCCTGTAAGACAATGACTCATGCCAAACT ATCTCTGTATTTGAATATGGTGGGATTATGGGTGACAGTGAGTTTGGCCATGCTCTCGGGTCTCACTATGTACTCCATCTATAAAGACTGTGATCCTTTCACCAACAAAGATGTAGGAGCTTCAGACCAG CTCCTTCCTTATCTGGTGATGGACATACTAGCAGAATTCCCTGGACTGCCTGGATTGTTTGTGGCTGCAGCTTACAGCGGAACATTAAG TACGGTGTCGTCGAGCATCAACGCTCTGGTGGCTGTCACAGTGGAGGACTTCATGAAGCCAGCATGGCCCTGGCTGAcagagagacagctgtcctggatcAACATGGGCATGA GTGTATTCTATGGAGGCGTTTGCATCGGAATGGCTGGTGTGGCATCTTTGATGGGCAATATACTACAG GCAGCTTTGTCTATATTTGGTATGATCAGTGGACCACTCTTGGGCCTTTATATGCTGGGCATGTTCTTCCGCTGTGTGAACTCCACG GGAGGTTTAGTTGGTTTGATTTGCGGCCTGGCTATAACGTTATGGGTGGGAATTGGAGCTCAGGTGTATCCTCCTTTACCTGAGAAAACCCTTCGGCTTTCCTTGAGTGTGGAAGGATGCGTTGCACCGTATATGAATGGAACCACCACTATGACACCATTCAGCACAGTCCTACAAACAACAACACCACA GCCAAGACCAGCTTTGGCAGACAACTGGTATTCATTGTCCTACCTGTACTTCTGCCCTGTGGGCATAATAGTGACCATGGTCACAGGACTAATAGTTAGTGCAATCACAG GTGGCTGTAAGCAGGAGAAAGCTCGACCTGAGCTCTTTATTGGAAAATCAGATCTATTCTGCTTTGGATGCAGAAACTCAGAGTCAGAG gtGTCGGACTTAATTGAGAAAGATCCCAAAAATATCCAAGGGCTGGAGAGTCCAGTTTTCTGTGACAATGAAATTGCACTGAAAGAGAAAGACCACAAGGAGAAGATCACTAAGTTTTGA
- the tshba gene encoding thyrotropin subunit beta has protein sequence MPSRHPAILPAMSPVYVVGMLGILMKVAMPMCAPTEYTIYIERQECNYCVAVNTTICMGFCFSRDSNVKELVGPRFLVQRGCTYQEVEYRTAILPGCPSHADPHFTYPVALSCHCSTCNTHSDECAHRTSNAGMKCSKPVRHLYPDPEENNYIQAYWEQYE, from the exons ATGCCCTCCAG ACATCCTGCTATACTGCCAGCTATGTCTCCTGTGTATGTGGTTGGCATGCTGGGTATTTTGATGAAGGTAGCCATGCCTATGTGTGCACCCACTGAGTACACCATTTACATCGAGAGACAGGAGTGCAATTACTGTGTGGCTGTCAACACCACCATCTGCATGGGCTTCTGTTTCTCCAGG GACAGTAATGTGAAGGAATTGGTGGGTCCTCGTTTCCTGGTTCAGAGGGGCTGCACGTATCAAGAAGTAGAGTACCGAACGGCCATCTTGCCCGGCTGCCCTTCACATGCAGATCCTCACTTCACCTATCCGGTGGCACTTAGCTGCCACTGCAGCACCTGTAACACCCACAGTGATGAATGTGCCCACAGAACCAGCAATGCtggcatgaagtgctccaaaccTGTCCGTCATTTGTACCCTGACCCTGAAGAGAACAACTACATCCAGGCATATTGGGAACAGTATGAGTAA
- the LOC109104669 gene encoding mitochondrial glutamate carrier 1-like isoform X1 yields the protein MSQQISLPAKLINGGVAGIVGVTCVFPIDLAKTRLQNQRQGQQVYKSMIDCLIKTVRSEGYFGMYRGAAVNLTLVTPEKAIKLAANDYFRCHLSKDGRGLTVFREMLAGCAAGMCQVIVTTPMEMLKIQLQDAGRLAAQQRKPCIIPSNRLATTNAVLSRSYNVVPNTSPRAVSATQIARELLHTRGIQGLYRGLGATLLRDVPFSIIYFPLFANLNKLGKPSPEETAPFYWSFISGCVAGSTAAVAVNPCDVVKTRLQSLSKGANEETYSGIIDCFGKIMKREGPSAFLKGAGCRALVMAPLFGIVQVMYFIGVGEFIMSQSSLKLISD from the exons ATGTCTCAGCAAATCAG CCTCCCTGCCAAACTGATTAATGGTGGCGTTGCTGGCATCGTTGGGGTCACTTGCGTGTTTCCCATCGATTTGGCCAAGACCAGACTCCAGAACCAAAGACAAGGCCAGCAAGTCTACAAGAGCAT GATTGACTGCCTCATCAAAACAGTGCGATCTGAGGGATACTTTGGCATGTATAGAG gTGCTGCGGTTAATCTTACCTTGGTCACTCCAGAGAAGGCCATCAAACTGGCTGCCAATGACTACTTCCGGTGCCACCTTTCCAAAGATGG GAGAGGGCTGACTGTATTTAGAGAGATGTTGGCTGGATGTGCTGCAGGCATGTGCCAGGTTATCGTCACTACTCCAATggagatgctgaaaattcaactacAGGATGCTGGGAGACTAG CCGCTCAGCAGAGAAAACCATGCATCATTCCTTCCAATAGACTGGCGACCACAAACGCAGTGTTGAGTCGCTCCTACAACGTGGTGCCCAACACCTCACCCAGGGCCGTATCTGCCACCCAGATCGCAAGAGAGTTACTGCACACTAGAGGCATTCAGGGGCTCTACAGAGGCCTTGGTGCAACTCTATTGAG AGATGTACCTTTCTCAATCATCTACTTCCCTCTCTTTGCAAATTTGAACAAGCTGGGTAAGCCCTCCCCTGAGGAGACTGCACCGTTTTATTGGTCATTCATCTCTGGATGTGTCGCAGGCTCCACAGCTGCTGTTGCCGTTAACCCATGTGATG TGGTTAAGACCAGGCTGCAGTCTCTAAGCAAAGGAGCCAATGAGGAAACCTACAGTGGCATAATTGACTGTTTCGG CAAGATCATGAAGCGAGAAGGGCCATCAGCTTTCCTTAAGGGAGCGGGCTGCAGGGCTCTAGTCATGGCACCATTGTTTGGTATCGTACAGGTCATGTACTTCATCGGCGTGGGAGAGTTTATCATGAGCCAGTCCTCCCTAAAGCTAATCTCTGACTGA
- the LOC109104669 gene encoding mitochondrial glutamate carrier 1-like isoform X2 yields the protein MVVGNVFADLSSVVMVFFNPVFVCLLGAAVNLTLVTPEKAIKLAANDYFRCHLSKDGRGLTVFREMLAGCAAGMCQVIVTTPMEMLKIQLQDAGRLAAQQRKPCIIPSNRLATTNAVLSRSYNVVPNTSPRAVSATQIARELLHTRGIQGLYRGLGATLLRDVPFSIIYFPLFANLNKLGKPSPEETAPFYWSFISGCVAGSTAAVAVNPCDVVKTRLQSLSKGANEETYSGIIDCFGKIMKREGPSAFLKGAGCRALVMAPLFGIVQVMYFIGVGEFIMSQSSLKLISD from the exons ATGGTGGTGGGGAATGTGTTTGCTGATCTGTCATCAGTTGTGATGGTTTTCTTTAAccctgtgtttgtttgtcttttaggTGCTGCGGTTAATCTTACCTTGGTCACTCCAGAGAAGGCCATCAAACTGGCTGCCAATGACTACTTCCGGTGCCACCTTTCCAAAGATGG GAGAGGGCTGACTGTATTTAGAGAGATGTTGGCTGGATGTGCTGCAGGCATGTGCCAGGTTATCGTCACTACTCCAATggagatgctgaaaattcaactacAGGATGCTGGGAGACTAG CCGCTCAGCAGAGAAAACCATGCATCATTCCTTCCAATAGACTGGCGACCACAAACGCAGTGTTGAGTCGCTCCTACAACGTGGTGCCCAACACCTCACCCAGGGCCGTATCTGCCACCCAGATCGCAAGAGAGTTACTGCACACTAGAGGCATTCAGGGGCTCTACAGAGGCCTTGGTGCAACTCTATTGAG AGATGTACCTTTCTCAATCATCTACTTCCCTCTCTTTGCAAATTTGAACAAGCTGGGTAAGCCCTCCCCTGAGGAGACTGCACCGTTTTATTGGTCATTCATCTCTGGATGTGTCGCAGGCTCCACAGCTGCTGTTGCCGTTAACCCATGTGATG TGGTTAAGACCAGGCTGCAGTCTCTAAGCAAAGGAGCCAATGAGGAAACCTACAGTGGCATAATTGACTGTTTCGG CAAGATCATGAAGCGAGAAGGGCCATCAGCTTTCCTTAAGGGAGCGGGCTGCAGGGCTCTAGTCATGGCACCATTGTTTGGTATCGTACAGGTCATGTACTTCATCGGCGTGGGAGAGTTTATCATGAGCCAGTCCTCCCTAAAGCTAATCTCTGACTGA